accaattcaaaatttttagaAGAATGCATCATCAGCATTGATAATTACAGACTTTAAAGCCCAAATGAAAATCACATTGCCAGACCTTCGATAGCCAGTCagggaaaaaaaaatagggCAGCCGCAGCtctgttttaatgttatttttcaataaatgtaGTGGCCTTCAATTCCAAAGATCTATAATTGATGTATTATTCATTACCCCTTAAATCACCAAGGTATTCATTTTGTTGACCAAAATTCTAGACAAGAGATCAATGGAAGACAAGCTAAGAGTCGTCGACTTACCCCAGATGATTCACTCTTTCGAATCCTCCTAGTAGGAGTCCTCATGGTAACAAATTCCTCAGCTGCACTTGGGTGAACGCCTACTGTGGCATCAAAGTCAGCCTTGGTTAAGCCAGCTTTGATAGCAATTGCAAACCCCTGGGCATCAAGCGAATGCATATCAAGTGAATTGAAATTTCACGTATCGTTAACAAGGCAATACAGAGCAGCTGTAGCAACTCTAAAAACCTGTATAATTTCAGGAGCATCTTCTCCACACATATGCAGACCcaaaactttatttgtttttgcagAGACTACTACTTTCATAAACACCCGGTCAGGAAGCCCAGAGAGAGTAGATTTCAGCGGCCTAAAATCTGCAGTGAAGATGTCAATATCTCCATACTGTTGTACAGCCTGgaaaatcacaaaaaacatcataaaacaTTAATCTGCACAACAGATTAAAATATGCACAAGACCATTTGCATGTATGAGAATCAGACACTGCATAACTCTCTCACCTGTTCTTCAGTAAGACCAACTTGTCCAATTGGTGGTTGAGAAAATACAGCGGAAGGAATAGCTCTAGATAAAGAGGAAAGTAACAGAATCAGTTGGTAAGCTATGAATTTACTAAAACATAGCAGTGTGTACAAGTTACCAAAATTAGCTTCCGATATTACATGCACGTTCAGGAATGAGTGAAACACATTATGGAAACAAAAAGCTAGAGCATTACATATGCACTAATAAATGATTGAACAGAAGATTTCTTGCAATCCGAACACTGGTTTCTTAAAATGTATTAGCAATTCatgaagattaaaaatattagaatatggattcttttcttttagcatATGTTTAAGgttgataattatattatataattggcACATTTGACATctcaaataaatgttttctgAAGTCCAGCGACCAGGATATTTCATTGtgtttttaacaataaaaacaagCAGTTAAAATGATTATCCAGGATTGAATTGCaataaatggaaaaattatattttataggtATGAAGGAATGGTAATAATACAAAAGGTCAAGCTATTTTATACAAACTTTATAAGCAACCGTTATTGTCACAGGACTACTTTTACACTCTATCAGTTCTTTTACCAATTTATTatcaatgaaattttgtttgaaaatcgATGTGACCTCCAGcaaaatgcaaataaaaacCTATAACTAAATATGATGCATTACGTATGTAATACCTATAGTCAggttttgttgggttatccTGAAACAGTGTTTTTACTAATGCCCCTGCCTCCATCAAAGCAACTGGGGTCAGATTTATTCTGTTTGTAACATCTCCAACTGCCCAGATTGAAGGAACTGATGTTTGAGAGTATTCATCAACCTGGAATGAAGAAGTGTGAGACCAAGATCATATGAATATAcaccaaatattaaattaccTCTATTGCTCCATCTTTAGCTAGTTTCACACCAGCAGACTCCAGCCCTATGTTCTGCAGTGAAATCAAAGTTCATAAATATTCTTTATGTTTTTGTCTCTTTCTGttcaatgtataaaaataagatgcttgcaaagtaaaaatttaaatattaaaatttgaaacatgtAACGCAACTATTAAGGAAACTAGGCCAACTATGGAACAAGGAAAAATACACCATAGTTCAAAAGTTCCAGACCTTTGAACTTCAATAAAGACAGAAATTAGCATGAAGCATCAGCAGAGAattattcaaagaaaattaaGCACATAACTTAGGGATTGCCACATAACGAACTAAAACAATAGTTAAAAACTTATTTctattgatatatttaatgatataaGTTGTTAATATTGGTAAGGCAATCAAACTCCTTGCCTCTAAATTAGCATGAAGCATCAGCATAGAattattcaaagaaaattaaGCACATAACTTAGGGAAAATATTGCCACATAACGAACTAAAACAATAGTTAAAAACTTATTTctattgatatatttaatgATGTAAGTCGTTAATATTGGTAAGGTCAATCAAACTCCTTGCCTCTAAATCATTTTCTAAGCTAAAAAATATAGGCACgtatataaatttcaaacagGTAGCTactaaaaagtaaaactatACAACTGGAAATAATACCTTAGTATTAGGTCTTCGTCCAGTAGCAAACATAATATGTGAGAAACCATTCATTGTACCTTTGTTGGTTTTTAAAGTGAATGAACCATCAGCTGACTTCGTGATAGCCTGGGGAGACTCCTCAGGATGGATTTCAATACCTCTCAGAGATATTTGTTCTCCAATAAAATCTCTAATCTGCAGACAGTTCACAATTTGAATAGGATAGTTTACCACGCAGTACCAATTCTCCAATTATATATCATTCATCAGTGCATACCTCTTCATCAAATCCCCTCAGAACCTTCTTTTGCCGTATAAAGAGATGCACGTCGCTTTTCAAACCATTGAAGATACCAGCAAACTCCAAGGCAATGTAACCACCGCCAACAATAGCTATTTTCCCAGGTTGTGATGGTAAATCAAGGGCAATATCTGAATCTATTGCGTATTCCTTCCCAGGAATATCAGGAATGAAGGGACGACCTCCAGCGGCAACCAAAATGTGTTTGGCTGAATATTGCTTACCATTAACGTCAACCGTGTGAGCATCTATAATCTGCGGATTCCAAAAGCAACATtaccataaaataaaaacaaaatcttcatTCATTGATTAATATATAGAAAGCTATAAAGTACTTCAAAACCAAACCATAGCGTTATACTACCTTTCCATGCCCTTCGATCAGCTTGACCCCAGCATTGTTCAAGATATTCTTGTAGATGCCAGTAAGACGCTGCAACTCAGCATTTTTATTAGCTATCAAACTACTCCAATCATGCTTGGGCTCACTGTCATAACTCCAGCCAAAACCATGACTTTCTTCAAACTCATGAGAAAATTTTGATGCATAAACAAGCAACTTCTTTGGCACGCATCCCCGTATTACACAGCTAcaaggaaaagacaaaaaggaaacataaaaaagaagcaTTTGAATTCTTTTACAAAGGAACAAAAACTGAATAGCACAATCAATGAACACAGTGAGAAGGCCATAATAGAGggaaaattaattgaaatagcTAAGTTGTAAACATTTATTCATACAAAAACCACCACCAGTTGAGTTTAAGGCTCAGTCATCATTGTGAtatcataaagaaaataaccCGGTTTTGATAAATTGCAATtgtagatttaaaaaaaatgaactaagTTTCTCCAATTAGTTAAAACTAGCTTCATGCAATactttaaataaacttttgaagAAGCTGATAGATATAGATAGAACTTCTACAAATGGGATTATGTAAGCTAATATGAGAAAAGCtcaactctcttttttttttttttgtattttattatctataattgattaattactattttgtacttccaaaaagaaaattagtatccatacttaattttttttaatacctacacttaaaattttaaatctattgtAATTTAAGGACGGAAAGGAATTACAGTAATACCAGtatttaaatgttttcattACGTTGCATGAAAAAGCCAATTACATATCTAACACTGTGTGACTTGTCAAAAGAGCCGGTTAGCCCGAAATCCACGAATTCCTGTCCTCCACAACAAGAAACCCTAGTTTAACAAATCCCAAATGTAAAAACAGAGGGAAAACAGAAACTCACGTTCCGCCGACGCCTCCGGTGGTTTCGGAAGCGACAGTTGAGAAAGGAAGCTCGCAGATAGCAACAGAAGCACCGTTATTAGCGGCGAAGCGAGCGGCTCGGACGCCGCCGCTTCCTGCGCCGATGGTGAAGAGGTCAAAGTCGTAGTGGACGGCAACAGCATCGGCTCCGTTTTGAGATTGGGCGCGCACGGCGAAGGTGCAGCGGCgcgtgaaaattggaattagggACTTGGATAAAGGGCGACGGAGAAAAGAACAGCGAGGAAATGGAAGCGTTTTGTTGAAGAAGAGAGTGTTGAGAGAGAGCGATGGCGAAAAAGAGAGCGAAGTTGCCATTGCTTTTGTATTTCTGtttttttcacttctctctCTGAGGACTCCTTTTGCTTGCTAATGCAATTTTACTTGTCGCAATATAGCTTTATACTCCTTTTCACTTCTAAAATAGAAAACCCTAATTATGTAGTTTTAGATAttccataaaataatataagtataTGCCAATTAAATAAACAAGAATAATTACACTCATAAAACAAAAGATTCAAGACAAGAATATAAGAagatataagttttttttcttccaaacaaatatcatttaaaaaacatactgtattataattgaatttataagTAGTAAGCATTGTTTTTAAggactataaaattaaaaaaaaaaaattgtcatatgTAAAGGGTTAATAAGTGTATCAAACTTAAGCTTTCTTCAAAAACAtgaaatagattaaaaataaagtgatttttttaattaaaaattattaaaataaaataagtgtccTAAATattcaaagtgtttttattgCCAATCAACTAATGCAACCagcctataaataaaatatttcgaataaaaaaacatgaaattgaatgaattccaatattaaaaaaaataataataatgaactACACcatcaaagtaaaaaataagagaaatagCACAATTTATGTGAAAAACATTCATTTATACAGAACACAAAGACTAATATAAATGTCTGGTCCTTATTACTTGTgaatataagtttattttttatgttttaaacttctttttatatttaaatttatattatgatgatttttttttaaaaatagttataattttaaatatatggtaGTGAAGTtcatgtcaaaatataaatctGCAATGTGATACAACTGTGTAGCACTTGAGGAAGGagaataatatttcatatcaGACAACCACTTTATTCCATTCCTAAAGACAAAAGTGTTCAACAATAAGAGCATTAACATTCTACAGTTTCTCGCTCGACAACGTTGGTTGTTGCAACCAAGTTCCTATTTGTAGAGCCTAAATTGTCTCCTTTGCAGTAGAGATGTTAACCCAAGACCAGAGAGTTTTTCGAACATACCCATAatcaaaatatgaatattttgggCTAAATTCTTACATGAACTATCATCAAGGTTGATTCTTTAGATGATGGATCAGATATGCTATTTGATGTTGCCAAAGCTAGATAAAACTATCGCagttgtataattttattttaaattattacaattattttatcttgtaaATAAACCAGATCGAAAGAATATAAGCAATGGGTGTAGTTATTGCAACTTGCTTCTTGCATTTCTTATATTGATTCTTTAAGCGCCACAAATGCTTTTTCTTCTACTCGTCCACTTTACACTTTCACCAGACAACAGAAAGAAGTAGGAGTGGTGAAGATTGTGTTGAagttgaaagaaagaagaagaaattaagCACACACAACAGAAGATGAATCCAGAATTTAAAGGGACAATCCCGACTCTTCATCCTCCTCAAGAGTTGAAGTATAGACAAAGAAGAGAGCCCATATAAGAGCAAAGACACCCAACAAGATCCAACCAAGAAGGTTGTTGCTAAGCCCAAAGGGAAGCCCGGTTCCTTCAGTGCTTAGTCTCTCATCCACCAAGGCCATGGCTGGGCCTGACATGACTGCAGCACAGGTGGCTGCCATTAAAGATGCTCCCATCCCCATGCTTGAGCTGCTTGCTTCCTTTACAGAAGGTTTTTCCTCCATGGAGCACCTCACTCTTCCCACCTTACCCATTGTTGGCAATCctatataaaagaagaaaaggattgCTGCATCAGAAAACATTATTCTAAACCAaacaatcaatcaaaacatgtatCTTAAAATTCTCATCAGACAAACCAAGAACAGGAGATGAGACCCCAAGAGGCCGCTTTTGCACAAGACATGTGATCGAGGGGGTGGCGGTAGCAGCGGAGATGGTTGCCATTTTTTTCAGTAACTAGGAATGATCAGAGTGTGGAACTGAAGGCTGTAAAGAGTAAGGGTATCAGCTTAGTACCAAACCTAATGCTAAAGTTAATATCATCGATCCAAAGAGAGCCCTATGCACCACAAAACATGGATAGATTCGTCGCCCCTTGTTAGATATCCTTATCTGCACCAATCCAATCATTTCCAGCCATGTGTCAATTAATCCATTTCATGATCAATTTTCTCCTCGTTCATTTAGGAAGTTggaacaaactttttttttccggaaaaataataattacttttaaatgttttttatgtatgaaaccagaaaaaaaaattataataattttacatctTTCAAACACACAATTAAGCTTCTTTCGTTTCCAGAGACTTAAATAAAACTTCTTTAAAGGGTAGGATCGAGTAACTCCAtataacacatttatattttctttttaattgttcaAGGTAACTTTATTTACCTTTTAGTCCAAATTTTTCCTCTTCAAAGCTTTAGAGTGAGAGGATATTTACCAAAATCACTTTGGTGTTTAAGTCAGTAATCAGTGGTGGTTAGagcaaaatattaaattcacaataaatgtgattgtaagaaaagaaatgtCTTTATATCTCAAGCTAAGAGGGGGTAAATTGGATTAACCCTTTTTATATGatctttttgaaatctttatagattatttgttttcttgaaaTCATTAAACAAAAGATAATGAATCAACAAGAGAGAAAGGGTAGAGAAAGATTATCAGAGACAATCTATATTAGTTCGACTATCACAAGCTTACATTCAGTCCTTCTTCAACAACCTGAGTTGAAGGGAATCCACTATAATTGATTGAGTATACAGAAATACGAGATACCCCTATCAATTCACTCCTGTTACCACTCAAAATCAATATAGCAACCTAACAAATGAACAACCTCAATCTCTTACAATACAAGAGCACTCACAGCCCTTAACCCTTAGCAAACCCGCACAGGAACGCAATACACAGATCGTCTATGAAGAACCTGATCTCTAAGATACATTCTTCTAGTGCAAATCGAATCAGAACAACTTTAGCATAATTTCTTGAATGAATCTTGATGGGTAATCAACCAATGAAGCTGTGATTCTTCAAGAACGTTTCTTGACAACACTTGTATGCaaaacttagtgaaaatattagtatttgaaaatgataacGAATTCTTGTTTTGAAACAAGTCTCaagacacatacacacacacacaccacacacacacacacacacacacacatatatatatatatgatttttcaaaTACTGTCACATTATAATCGATTAAGATCTTTATGTAATTTGTTAActgatttaatcgattagaaaacttatgtaattgattattccaaCATTAAAGCATATTGTCTATCCAATTTCTTTCCTTAACATATTAGCTCACTTATGAAACAAATTATGGCTTGCTTTAGTTTTAATCGGTTATATGCCCTGTATAATCGAGTACTACAGAATAGTTAGCCCTTGTTAAGCTTACTAGGTGATATGGTTAAATCTAACAGATTATATGCcatgtttaattgattatgtcAACCAAAAAAGAGATTATTACATGATTCATTCAACATTAATGAATTCACATATGAAGCACAAATATAATCAAGATAAAACAATTGTTATGCAATTTGTTGTGGAAGAAACCATAAAACCATTCTattgttcatcataaaaaacaaagatataGAGGTAGGTTTAGCTCCCCGTATCAACAAtcttcccctttttttatgatgacaccAGTACAAAAATTGCGTATTACGTTGAATATTTTTGGCTTTTAATGACGAATTCGAGTTCGACATCATAAAAGGAGACGTAAATTTTACGTCGAACATTATCGCGCGACGTTACTCGAACTATATCCACGTCACCTTCTACAAAGTTTGACGTCTAGTATCTGACTACAGTGTTACATTTAATGGAAGATTTGGCGTCTTATATATATGGGGAGTGGATGTGAGGTTGACGTCATATAGATAGAGGTTTGACGTAACATTAACGTCCTTTATATACAACGACGTTGCGAAATGTCGAATAATAAAGAGAGTGACGtccaatatttgaataaatatttatatttaaagtacgGGGGAACTGACGTAAAGTTGACGTCGCGGTAGAAGATATTTAACGTAATATTCACGTTGAAGTATAAAGTTGATGTCAATTTttgaataacatttatatttaaaggaatATTTGACGTCGAATATAAGGGGAATGGACGTAAGGTTAACGTCGAACTTGTTGACAGTTGACATTACTATCGTTGAGCCGTAGAAATTCTCGCCCAGCGTTGCATTATTATTGTTATCTACTGCATTATATGAACGTCATTCAGTGTATAATTCGACGTTAAGATACATATATGAATGTCTAACAGTGTATAATTCGACGTCTCatgtagtgtttttttttaaatttggttcgTTTTAGCTCATTTAACCAAACCTGAAATACAGAAACTAGTTTTCCaattcatatatattcacaaaattaattaacttaaacCATGCTATTATCAATTCATCAATTccaattaaatagtaaaattaaaagacGTTAATGTTAtcattaaaacttaaaagaacccagtttttcattcatttattcaCAGTATTCATCTGTTTACAATATTCATCTATTCACAATAATTTATTCACAGTATACATCTATTCACAATTTAAAAGCTGCACAAGTAAATCTAAAAGCTAAGAAAATGCTGCTATCATGAAAGGAAAATCCTAAAGCTATagctatttaaaattttttattcaaatatcctGCCCATTCCTCTCTTATCGTCTTTATTACTTACTGCATTGCACAATGTAGAGGTAGTGTTGAACCgctgcaaaatcaaggaaactttactattatattcatttcaatgtgaaaagtttattgatatttgtaagattttcaaatgtaaatttctaCCTCAGTCTAATTTGCTCTGATTTTTGCTTGGATGATTGCTTTCATCCATGACATGATGTAGTAGCCACATGCCCATGAATCATTTTGTTTATTGCACTAAACATGTGAAAGAACTTAATCAAATGTAATGGTTTAAATTTGACTACGAAAATTAAAGGTTAGAGATCAACGAATTCCAACCTttagatatataatttcaatttattgtcCTCTGGTCCTACTCAactttaaacaaatttgaaacattagaaacataagttaatatattaatatcataatgaattgaTAAGAATGAATGTAATACTTATGTTTGTATCAAGGACTTCAACTTCGCTTTCATCTTCCTATGAAGagaacaaaaccatacaactTGTGCGTTTTTTGGAATGATCACCATGAGTTGCCAATGGCCCCTATCATGTGCCAACAACTAGtgattttattgattaaaatttgataaaagttgACAATATTGGGAAACACATATGCATCAATGTATGACGCGATATATATCTCTCTATTAGACTCAgtcatccatgtttgcataTATATGATTTTCTAGAATCTAATGTGTTTCCAAATGGTTGAATGGTCTGAGTTTCAAGAAAGCCATAAACTGATGCCCAACCTATTCCACTACGAtggtgtccatgtacctataagaataaagttaagtatatttcttaaaaagtaataatactaatataaaaattggaaaataacaaataaaaaactaacatGCACTATAGTTGTATGCATGAAATGTTCAACATTGTTTCTCCACCAATGATCTCATATGCATCATTGAAATTAATACATAATGGAACATGGCACTCGAGGCCAAATGTTCTTAACTCCCACAGTAGCTTTACCGGTCCTTTTCTCAACTTATTTAATCTCGAGGTCAATATGGATAGAGGATCATCGTCTTTTGCTTCCTCACGAGCCTTATTCACAGGTTGAGCCATTGGTTGTTTCTCAGGTTGGTAGACCTCCAAGTCACATTTACAAAAGTTAggaatcatttaattataacttgaagatttaagataataaaaataagaatataatacCACTGATTGGCCAAAATATGGCATGATCATAGCCTTATGCCAAGTTATAAATGTGCCTAAGGCCTTCCCCGCAAATTGGATTTCAGATGTAGGCACTGGCAGTCGATCCTAGGGGTCTCTAACATCATCAATCATTACCCGCACGTCAGTGGGTAATAAAGGAGCACCATGAATGGTCTGACCTCCTGCAATCTATCGTCCCACGGCCACTACGCGCAGAGGATCCTCATCAACCAAAAACTCATACTGAGTATTGTAATCAGTACGATCTGTAGTAGAGCATGAGCCTTTGGTGCTCACATGAGGTGTGATAGGATCATCTGTAGGAGCGTCCTCCTCCTGtgactgttgttgttgttgttgttgggaGATCATTGCAAGTTTTTCTTCGAGCGTTCTTAAGTGTTCACCCATGTGCTCCTCTATCTCGACTTGCAATCTTGCCTGATGCTATTAATCACTTCCTGAGTCACGACTTTTGTGCTTCTTGGTTTGGGGCCAAAGTAGTCCCTCAATCCAGTAGCTCCTCCAACAGCACGCACACGACTTAAACAGTCTAGCCGACCTGTGGCTGCTACTAGGAGGTCCACCCTACCTTGTGCCACAAATATGCCTTGAGTTTgttgctcaaccaactcatcctaaCTCATCCTGCATATCATAATGAAGTTAGACACATAAAAAAGTTTGTTACATAATTCTTTTATGAATTATGATTAATAGTTAAAAGTTTCCACTTACAATTCTCTAGGATATCTCCTGAGCAGACTGAGATGTAAACTGGCCATTGGACTTGGTCTATGCAGCCTTCCACAATTCATGTCTAGTTGGTGGAGGTGCTAGGTCAGGTGACTCAAGAAACATGTTTTCCAGTTACTCTCTCCCTTTGGACATTAGCAAAAAAATGGTAGAACAAGTAACATGGAATTCATatgtgcaaaaaaaaaaagatcaaaaTTACTTACAAACCTTTTTAAGAATATGATGTTCCCCTTATCATAAGGATATATAACACTATCACAATGTATGAgcaatatataaatgatatcaGAGTATACAATAGCTTAATGTAACAATTGAAAACAATATGTCAGAGTTATTTAACCTGTATCAGAGCAATTATAATGATTACATAAGATATAACATTTGATATCAAGTGCATTATGCAATACTCATGTAAGATACAATATAGATGAAGCAATGAGTATTATTGCACAAATGACAGTAAGATACCAGCTATTATGCAGCAAAAAATATGACATACGTGTGAGCATAGCTACCACAAAGATAAACTCATGTTCAATCTCAAAATGATGCATATTTCACACTATATGATGAATTTCCAAGTTAATTTGAGCTATATGCAACATATGTTATGTATTTCATGCTAAACATGTATACCATGATACTTTAAAATTGTCTAGCAACACCAAACATGCAGTTATAagcatataaaacaaatt
This genomic interval from Vigna radiata var. radiata cultivar VC1973A chromosome 8, Vradiata_ver6, whole genome shotgun sequence contains the following:
- the LOC106772498 gene encoding glutathione reductase, chloroplastic, which produces MATSLSFSPSLSLNTLFFNKTLPFPRCSFLRRPLSKSLIPIFTRRCTFAVRAQSQNGADAVAVHYDFDLFTIGAGSGGVRAARFAANNGASVAICELPFSTVASETTGGVGGTCVIRGCVPKKLLVYASKFSHEFEESHGFGWSYDSEPKHDWSSLIANKNAELQRLTGIYKNILNNAGVKLIEGHGKIIDAHTVDVNGKQYSAKHILVAAGGRPFIPDIPGKEYAIDSDIALDLPSQPGKIAIVGGGYIALEFAGIFNGLKSDVHLFIRQKKVLRGFDEEIRDFIGEQISLRGIEIHPEESPQAITKSADGSFTLKTNKGTMNGFSHIMFATGRRPNTKNIGLESAGVKLAKDGAIEVDEYSQTSVPSIWAVGDVTNRINLTPVALMEAGALVKTLFQDNPTKPDYRAIPSAVFSQPPIGQVGLTEEQAVQQYGDIDIFTADFRPLKSTLSGLPDRVFMKVVVSAKTNKVLGLHMCGEDAPEIIQGFAIAIKAGLTKADFDATVGVHPSAAEEFVTMRTPTRRIRKSESSGGKSGSVKAAAGV
- the LOC106770807 gene encoding photosystem II reaction center W protein, chloroplastic-like, with product MATISAATATPSITCLVQKRPLGVSSPVLGLPTMGKVGRVRCSMEEKPSVKEASSSSMGMGASLMAATCAAVMSGPAMALVDERLSTEGTGLPFGLSNNLLGWILLGVFALIWALFFVYTSTLEEDEESGLSL